A stretch of the Ictidomys tridecemlineatus isolate mIctTri1 chromosome 5, mIctTri1.hap1, whole genome shotgun sequence genome encodes the following:
- the Ice2 gene encoding little elongation complex subunit 2 isoform X2, whose translation MVLLPKPRVPYPRFSRFSQREQRSYVDLLVKYAKISTNSKAIGINKNEYLQYLDMKKHVNEEVAEFLKFLQNSAKKCAQDYNMLSDDARLFTEQVLRACIEQVKKYPEFYTLHEVTSLLGFFPFRIEMGLKLEKTLLVLGNVKFVKTVFPSMPAKLQLSKDNMSSIETPEQRAEAMHYDISKDPNAEKLVSRYHPQIALTSQSLFTLLNNHGPSYKEQWEIPVCIQVIPVAGSKPVKVIYINSPLPQKKMTMRERNQIFHEVPLKFMMSKTTSVPVSAVFMDKPEECISEMETSSEVNECRKIETLENLDLDFDDDVTELETFGVTTTKPSKSPSPANTSTVPILTDSTAPKAAATPVAPSAPDISANSRSLTQILMEQLQKEKQLVTGMESGPEECKNKDDQGCVPCGETVTSSDKSLMQDNDLKTSNALQFENSKEIENSNENDMTTDTVYTKDERLNVLDNIDNSKEKSSTSETTKTEKVIPCSSDTDEDCLIIDTQCENNNDEKIAVVGSSLGSRPASPNSSSEQVSVGNQTTTTTTCNSEESCVLKKPIKRVYKKFDPVGEILKMQDELLKPISRKVPELPLMNLENSKQPPISEQPSAPSDASSWPKSGWSSAFQKPKGRLPYELQDYVEDTSEYLAPQEGNFVYKLFSLQDLLLLVRCSVQRIETRPRSKKRKKIRRQFPVYVLPKVEYQACYGVEALTESELCRLWTESLLHSNCSFYVGHIDAFTSKLFLLEEITSEELKEKLSALKVSSLFNILQHILKKLSSLQEGSYLLSHAAEDSSLLIYKTSDGKVTRTAYNLHKTHCDPPGVPSSLSVPWVPLDPSLLLPYHIHHGRIPCTFPPKSLGPATQQKVGGTRMPTRSRRTPVSMETKSSCLPAQQVENEGIAPNKRKIT comes from the exons AGTTGCTGAATTCCTAAAGTTTTTACAGAATTCTGCAAAGAAATGTGCACAGGATTATAATATGCTTTCTGATGATGCTCGTCTCTTCACAGAg cAAGTTTTAAGAGCTTGCATTGAACAAGTAAAAAAGTATCCAGAATTTTATACCCTCCATGAAGTTACCAGCTTACTGGGATTCTTCCCATTCAGAATAGAGATGGGATTAAAGTTAGAAAAAACTCTTCTAGTATTG GGCAATGTAAAATTTGTGAAAACAGTATTTCCCTCAATGCCTGCAAAGTTGCAGCTCTCAAAAGATAACATGTCTTCCATTGAAACACCAGAACAAAGAGCTGAAGCTATGCACTAT GATATTAGTAAGGATCCAAATGCAGAGAAGCTTGTTTCAAGATATCATCCTCAGATAGCTCTAACTAGTCAATCATTATTCACTTTGTTAAATAATCATGGACCAAGCTATAAGGAACAGTGGGAAATTCCAGTGTGTATTCAAGTTATACCTGTTGCAG GTTCCAAACCAGTTAAAGTAATTTATATTAACTCACCACTTCCCCAGAAGAAAATGacaatgagagaaagaaatcaaattttccATGAAGttccattaaaatttatgatGTCCAAAACCACATCTGTTCCAGTCTCTGCAGTATTTATGGACAAACCTGAAGAGTGTATATCTGAAATGGAA acatcCAGTGAAGTTAATGAGTGCCGAAAAATTGAGACTCTTGAAAATTTGGATCTGGATTTTGATGATGATgtcacagaacttgaaacttttggAGTAACTACTACCAAACCATCAAAGTCACCAAGTCCAGCAAATACTTCCACGGTACCCATCTTGACTGATTCCACAGCTCCCAAAGCAGCAGCTACACCTGTAGCACCATCTGCACCAGACATTTCTGCTAATTCTAGAAGTTTAACTCAGATTCTAATGGAACAATTGCAGAAGGAGAAACAACTGGTCACTGGTATGGAAAGTGGCCCTGaagaatgcaaaaataaagatgatCAGGGATGTGTACCATGTGGTGAAACGGTAACCAGTTCTGACAAGTCTTTGATGCAAGATAATGACTTGAAAACATCTAATGCCTTACAGTTTGAAAATTCCAAGGAAATTGAAAACTCTAATGAAAATGATATGACTACAGATACAGTATATACCAAAGatgaaagactgaatgttctaGATAACATAGACAATTCAAAGGAAAAGTCTTCTACATCAGAAACAACTAAAACTGAAAAAGTAATTCCTTGCAGTAGTGATACAGATGAGGACTGTTTAATCATTGATACACAGtgtgaaaataataatgatgaaaaaatagCTGTTGTGGGTTCTAGTTTAGGTTCTAGACCAGCGAGTCCAAATTCTTCTTCAGAACAAGTTTCTGTAGGAAACCagactactactactaccacttGTAATTCTGAAGAgtcatgtgttttaaaaaaacctaTCAAACGGGTATATAAAAAATTTGATCCAgttggagaaattttaaaaatgcaggatGAGCTCTTAAAGCCCATTTCCAGAAAAGTACCTGAATTGCCCttaatgaatttagaaaattctaaACAACCACCTATTTCTGAGCAACCCTCTGCTCCTTCAGATGCCTCCAGTTGGCCAAAATCTGGATGGTCTTCTGCATTTCAGAAGCCAAAAGGAC gattgcCATATGAACTTCAGGACTATGTTGAAGATACATCGGAATATCTTGCTCCTCAAGAAGGAAATTTTGTTTATAAGTTGTTTAGCCTGCAAGACCTGTTATTACTTGTGCGTTGCAGTGTCCAAAGAATAGAGACAAGACCACGTTCTAAAAAACGGAAGAAAATCAGAAGA CAATTTCCAGTTTATGTACTACCAAAAGTAGAATATCAAGCTTGTTATGGAGTTGAAGCTCTAACTGAAAGTGAACTTTGTCGCTTATGGACAGAAAGTTTATTGCATTCCAACTGCTCGTTTTATGTTG ggcaTATTGATGCATTTACTTCAAAGCTTTTCCTGCTAGAAGAAATTACCtcagaagaattaaaagaaaaactttcagcACTCAA GGTTTCAAGTTTATTTAACATTCTCCAACACATTCTAAAGAAATTAAGTAG CTTGCAGGAGGGTTCCTACTTGTTGTCTCATGCAGCAGAAGATTCTTCACTCCTGATCTACAAGACCTCTGATGGAAAAGTTACTAGAACAGCATACAACTTGCATAAAACACATTGTGACCCTCCTGGTGTACCTTCTAGTCTCTCAGTTCCTTGGGTCCCATTAGATCCCAGTCTCCTATTACCATATCATATTCATCATGGACGGATACCTTGTACTTTTCCACCCAAATCACTGGGTCCTGCAACACAGCAAAAG GTTGGTGGAACCAGAATGCCTACACGCAGCCGCAGGACTCCAGTTTCCATGGAAACCAAAAGCAGTTGCTTGCCTGCTCAGCAAGTTGAAAATGAAGGAATAgctccaaataaaagaaaaataacttaa
- the Ice2 gene encoding little elongation complex subunit 2 isoform X3, with amino-acid sequence MKKHVNEEVAEFLKFLQNSAKKCAQDYNMLSDDARLFTEQVLRACIEQVKKYPEFYTLHEVTSLLGFFPFRIEMGLKLEKTLLVLGNVKFVKTVFPSMPAKLQLSKDNMSSIETPEQRAEAMHYDISKDPNAEKLVSRYHPQIALTSQSLFTLLNNHGPSYKEQWEIPVCIQVIPVAGSKPVKVIYINSPLPQKKMTMRERNQIFHEVPLKFMMSKTTSVPVSAVFMDKPEECISEMETSSEVNECRKIETLENLDLDFDDDVTELETFGVTTTKPSKSPSPANTSTVPILTDSTAPKAAATPVAPSAPDISANSRSLTQILMEQLQKEKQLVTGMESGPEECKNKDDQGCVPCGETVTSSDKSLMQDNDLKTSNALQFENSKEIENSNENDMTTDTVYTKDERLNVLDNIDNSKEKSSTSETTKTEKVIPCSSDTDEDCLIIDTQCENNNDEKIAVVGSSLGSRPASPNSSSEQVSVGNQTTTTTTCNSEESCVLKKPIKRVYKKFDPVGEILKMQDELLKPISRKVPELPLMNLENSKQPPISEQPSAPSDASSWPKSGWSSAFQKPKGRLPYELQDYVEDTSEYLAPQEGNFVYKLFSLQDLLLLVRCSVQRIETRPRSKKRKKIRRQFPVYVLPKVEYQACYGVEALTESELCRLWTESLLHSNCSFYVGHIDAFTSKLFLLEEITSEELKEKLSALKVSSLFNILQHILKKLSSLQEGSYLLSHAAEDSSLLIYKTSDGKVTRTAYNLHKTHCDPPGVPSSLSVPWVPLDPSLLLPYHIHHGRIPCTFPPKSLGPATQQKVGGTRMPTRSRRTPVSMETKSSCLPAQQVENEGIAPNKRKIT; translated from the exons AGTTGCTGAATTCCTAAAGTTTTTACAGAATTCTGCAAAGAAATGTGCACAGGATTATAATATGCTTTCTGATGATGCTCGTCTCTTCACAGAg cAAGTTTTAAGAGCTTGCATTGAACAAGTAAAAAAGTATCCAGAATTTTATACCCTCCATGAAGTTACCAGCTTACTGGGATTCTTCCCATTCAGAATAGAGATGGGATTAAAGTTAGAAAAAACTCTTCTAGTATTG GGCAATGTAAAATTTGTGAAAACAGTATTTCCCTCAATGCCTGCAAAGTTGCAGCTCTCAAAAGATAACATGTCTTCCATTGAAACACCAGAACAAAGAGCTGAAGCTATGCACTAT GATATTAGTAAGGATCCAAATGCAGAGAAGCTTGTTTCAAGATATCATCCTCAGATAGCTCTAACTAGTCAATCATTATTCACTTTGTTAAATAATCATGGACCAAGCTATAAGGAACAGTGGGAAATTCCAGTGTGTATTCAAGTTATACCTGTTGCAG GTTCCAAACCAGTTAAAGTAATTTATATTAACTCACCACTTCCCCAGAAGAAAATGacaatgagagaaagaaatcaaattttccATGAAGttccattaaaatttatgatGTCCAAAACCACATCTGTTCCAGTCTCTGCAGTATTTATGGACAAACCTGAAGAGTGTATATCTGAAATGGAA acatcCAGTGAAGTTAATGAGTGCCGAAAAATTGAGACTCTTGAAAATTTGGATCTGGATTTTGATGATGATgtcacagaacttgaaacttttggAGTAACTACTACCAAACCATCAAAGTCACCAAGTCCAGCAAATACTTCCACGGTACCCATCTTGACTGATTCCACAGCTCCCAAAGCAGCAGCTACACCTGTAGCACCATCTGCACCAGACATTTCTGCTAATTCTAGAAGTTTAACTCAGATTCTAATGGAACAATTGCAGAAGGAGAAACAACTGGTCACTGGTATGGAAAGTGGCCCTGaagaatgcaaaaataaagatgatCAGGGATGTGTACCATGTGGTGAAACGGTAACCAGTTCTGACAAGTCTTTGATGCAAGATAATGACTTGAAAACATCTAATGCCTTACAGTTTGAAAATTCCAAGGAAATTGAAAACTCTAATGAAAATGATATGACTACAGATACAGTATATACCAAAGatgaaagactgaatgttctaGATAACATAGACAATTCAAAGGAAAAGTCTTCTACATCAGAAACAACTAAAACTGAAAAAGTAATTCCTTGCAGTAGTGATACAGATGAGGACTGTTTAATCATTGATACACAGtgtgaaaataataatgatgaaaaaatagCTGTTGTGGGTTCTAGTTTAGGTTCTAGACCAGCGAGTCCAAATTCTTCTTCAGAACAAGTTTCTGTAGGAAACCagactactactactaccacttGTAATTCTGAAGAgtcatgtgttttaaaaaaacctaTCAAACGGGTATATAAAAAATTTGATCCAgttggagaaattttaaaaatgcaggatGAGCTCTTAAAGCCCATTTCCAGAAAAGTACCTGAATTGCCCttaatgaatttagaaaattctaaACAACCACCTATTTCTGAGCAACCCTCTGCTCCTTCAGATGCCTCCAGTTGGCCAAAATCTGGATGGTCTTCTGCATTTCAGAAGCCAAAAGGAC gattgcCATATGAACTTCAGGACTATGTTGAAGATACATCGGAATATCTTGCTCCTCAAGAAGGAAATTTTGTTTATAAGTTGTTTAGCCTGCAAGACCTGTTATTACTTGTGCGTTGCAGTGTCCAAAGAATAGAGACAAGACCACGTTCTAAAAAACGGAAGAAAATCAGAAGA CAATTTCCAGTTTATGTACTACCAAAAGTAGAATATCAAGCTTGTTATGGAGTTGAAGCTCTAACTGAAAGTGAACTTTGTCGCTTATGGACAGAAAGTTTATTGCATTCCAACTGCTCGTTTTATGTTG ggcaTATTGATGCATTTACTTCAAAGCTTTTCCTGCTAGAAGAAATTACCtcagaagaattaaaagaaaaactttcagcACTCAA GGTTTCAAGTTTATTTAACATTCTCCAACACATTCTAAAGAAATTAAGTAG CTTGCAGGAGGGTTCCTACTTGTTGTCTCATGCAGCAGAAGATTCTTCACTCCTGATCTACAAGACCTCTGATGGAAAAGTTACTAGAACAGCATACAACTTGCATAAAACACATTGTGACCCTCCTGGTGTACCTTCTAGTCTCTCAGTTCCTTGGGTCCCATTAGATCCCAGTCTCCTATTACCATATCATATTCATCATGGACGGATACCTTGTACTTTTCCACCCAAATCACTGGGTCCTGCAACACAGCAAAAG GTTGGTGGAACCAGAATGCCTACACGCAGCCGCAGGACTCCAGTTTCCATGGAAACCAAAAGCAGTTGCTTGCCTGCTCAGCAAGTTGAAAATGAAGGAATAgctccaaataaaagaaaaataacttaa